A DNA window from Comamonas fluminis contains the following coding sequences:
- a CDS encoding potassium transporter Kup, giving the protein MQQSHESKSGHGSSQSALTLAALGVVFGDIGTSPLYAFKEAFSGAHGLAVSPENVLAALSALLWAVIIVVAIKYVWIVLSYDNDGEGGVLALTALVHRVMGDRSRRSRIVVGAGVFAAALFYGDAIITPAISVLSAVEGMSIATPNFEHFIVPITIGILIGLFSIQMKGTSVVGKLFGPVTIIWFVCLAWLGVSSIVQAPMVLQAVNPMHALRFAVQHTDKAFFLLSAVFLAMTGAEALYADMGHFGSRAVRLGWYGLVFPALMVNYFGQGALLLRNADAASNPFFLLASSSWLLVLVVLATAATVIASQATISGAYSMTLQASRLGYLPRVRVLHTSDREQGQIYIPSVNWLMLLSVIALVLAFKSSGALAAAYGIAVSGTMLITTMLVGFVVYLGRSTYRWLTLAALGCFALLEIGFFASNLTKLEQGGWLPLSLGALIFIALTTWRDGTQLVAEHRRKMDIPMEDFMASPMTGVPVVSGTAVYLTSDPKVVPNALFHNLKHFKVMHEQTVFLHVINENTPYVHDAMRSQLHRLCNGVWMLDMHFGFREQPNIPAALKLIRPDEEGETPDLDPMRTSFFVARAQVVDGPGGLSAWRCALFGWMTRQSASAASYYKLPANQVVELGTQVVL; this is encoded by the coding sequence ATGCAGCAAAGCCACGAAAGCAAATCTGGTCACGGTAGCAGTCAGTCCGCATTGACCCTGGCGGCACTGGGCGTGGTGTTTGGCGATATCGGCACCAGCCCGCTTTATGCGTTCAAGGAGGCGTTCTCGGGAGCGCATGGCCTGGCGGTCTCGCCCGAGAACGTGCTGGCCGCACTGTCGGCCTTGCTCTGGGCCGTCATCATCGTGGTGGCCATCAAATATGTCTGGATTGTTCTGAGCTACGACAACGATGGCGAGGGCGGCGTGCTGGCGCTGACGGCGCTGGTGCACCGCGTAATGGGCGATCGTTCAAGACGTTCGCGCATTGTGGTGGGCGCAGGCGTCTTTGCAGCAGCCCTGTTTTATGGCGATGCCATCATCACCCCAGCCATTTCCGTGCTCTCGGCCGTTGAAGGCATGAGCATTGCCACGCCGAATTTCGAGCACTTCATCGTTCCCATCACCATTGGCATTCTGATCGGGCTGTTTTCCATCCAGATGAAGGGCACCAGCGTGGTGGGCAAACTGTTCGGCCCCGTCACCATCATCTGGTTTGTCTGCCTGGCCTGGCTGGGCGTCAGCAGCATTGTTCAGGCGCCCATGGTGCTGCAGGCCGTCAACCCCATGCATGCGCTGCGTTTTGCCGTGCAGCACACGGACAAGGCCTTCTTCCTGCTGTCTGCCGTGTTTCTGGCCATGACTGGCGCCGAAGCGCTGTATGCCGACATGGGGCATTTCGGCAGCCGCGCCGTGCGCCTGGGCTGGTACGGGCTGGTGTTTCCGGCGCTGATGGTCAATTATTTTGGCCAGGGCGCGCTGCTGCTGCGCAATGCCGATGCCGCCAGCAACCCCTTCTTCCTGCTGGCTTCCAGCTCATGGCTGCTGGTGCTGGTGGTGCTGGCAACCGCGGCCACGGTGATTGCCTCGCAGGCCACTATCTCTGGCGCTTATTCCATGACGCTGCAGGCCAGCCGCCTTGGCTATTTGCCCCGCGTGCGCGTGCTGCACACCTCTGACCGTGAGCAGGGCCAGATCTACATCCCCAGCGTGAACTGGCTAATGCTGCTGTCGGTGATAGCGCTGGTGCTGGCCTTCAAATCCTCTGGCGCGCTGGCAGCGGCTTATGGCATTGCGGTGTCGGGCACCATGCTCATCACCACCATGCTGGTGGGCTTTGTGGTGTATCTGGGCCGCAGCACCTATCGCTGGTTGACGCTGGCGGCGCTGGGCTGTTTTGCGCTGCTGGAAATAGGCTTTTTTGCTTCTAACCTGACCAAGCTGGAGCAGGGCGGCTGGCTGCCCCTGAGTCTGGGCGCGCTGATTTTCATTGCGCTGACCACCTGGAGAGACGGCACGCAACTAGTGGCCGAGCACCGCCGCAAGATGGACATTCCCATGGAGGATTTCATGGCCTCGCCCATGACCGGGGTGCCCGTGGTGTCTGGCACGGCGGTGTATCTGACCTCCGACCCCAAAGTCGTGCCCAATGCGCTGTTTCACAATCTCAAGCATTTCAAAGTCATGCATGAGCAGACCGTGTTTCTGCATGTGATCAATGAAAACACGCCCTATGTGCATGACGCCATGCGCTCGCAGCTGCACCGGCTTTGCAACGGCGTCTGGATGCTGGACATGCATTTCGGCTTTCGCGAGCAGCCCAATATTCCGGCGGCCCTCAAGCTCATTCGGCCCGATGAAGAGGGCGAGACCCCGGATCTGGACCCCATGCGCACCAGCTTTTTTGTGGCGCGCGCCCAGGTGGTGGACGGGCCGGGCGGGCTGTCTGCCTGGCGCTGCGCCCTGTTTGGCTGGATGACCCGCCAGTCCGCCAGCGCAGCCAGTTATTACAAGCTGCCCGCCAACCAGGTGGTGGAGCTGGGAACCCAGGTCGTCCTGTAA
- a CDS encoding carboxymuconolactone decarboxylase family protein: protein MLDWNEYRKELAGRLGEFSQLSPGTMEGYKALSTAGSKTGHLDAKTRELIAIAVGVTTRCDGCIAVHTKAAKAAGATREEIAEALGVAVALNAGASMVYSARALDALGE from the coding sequence ATGCTGGACTGGAACGAATACCGCAAGGAACTGGCTGGACGTCTGGGTGAGTTCTCGCAACTCTCTCCGGGCACCATGGAAGGCTACAAGGCGCTGTCCACCGCTGGCAGCAAGACTGGCCATCTGGATGCCAAGACCCGCGAGCTGATTGCCATTGCCGTGGGCGTGACCACACGCTGCGACGGCTGCATTGCCGTGCACACCAAGGCTGCCAAAGCCGCTGGCGCTACCAGGGAAGAAATTGCCGAAGCGCTGGGCGTGGCAGTGGCGCTGAATGCAGGCGCGTCCATGGTGTATTCCGCCCGCGCGCTGGATGCGCTGGGCGAATAA
- a CDS encoding VRR-NUC domain-containing protein — protein MSGVLIAPHRFYYLHNFQQALDWLGQRYGDLLSAEEWQFLQQFPRLPQSAQALLVRMVMRKGPWFRASKLAYEEIADTVQAAAPLLEAGWISADAPMPLSELFGLHTKPELLQIFKQAGLSATLRKPEMLAWVQERMQEDQKQDQVQLLSALDAQSRPYARWNAQPQEPVWRVMVGELCERLRLMFFGNLYQDWSEFVLADLGIFRYEAVPLDAASRAFQSRADVDFYLSISASRQALDEGADAVQLLQSLIENKSANPWLDQRRAKVLLRIGQASERAQNWPLAAQAYTASGYHGARHRHIRVLERMQCFDQALALAEQAQAAPESEEERQRVARMLPRLRRSLGHSSSRQSALAPAVAALRCDVELDLPQEATAVEYALRDHWHRNEAPVFYVENALINSLFGLLCWPAIFAPLPGAFFHPFQSGPADLSAPDFAARRQPLFDACLAELEDGRYRATIRARFVQKEGTQSPFVFWGTLTQELLDLALECIPAQHLQQLFARLLRDVKANRTGFPDLVRFWPQRTEAQGRYELVEVKAPGDKLQDNQIRWLTYCTELGMPVRVCHVQWRGQQTDQP, from the coding sequence ATGTCAGGCGTCTTGATAGCTCCCCACCGTTTTTACTATCTGCACAACTTCCAGCAGGCGCTGGACTGGTTGGGCCAGCGTTATGGCGATCTGCTCAGCGCTGAAGAATGGCAGTTTCTGCAGCAGTTTCCCCGGTTGCCGCAAAGTGCGCAGGCCTTGCTGGTACGCATGGTCATGCGCAAAGGGCCGTGGTTCAGGGCCAGCAAGCTGGCCTATGAAGAGATTGCGGACACTGTGCAGGCAGCGGCGCCGCTGCTTGAGGCGGGCTGGATCAGCGCTGATGCGCCCATGCCGCTTTCCGAGCTGTTTGGCCTGCACACCAAGCCCGAGCTGCTGCAGATTTTCAAGCAAGCGGGGCTGAGTGCCACGCTGCGCAAGCCCGAAATGCTGGCGTGGGTGCAAGAGCGTATGCAGGAGGATCAGAAGCAGGACCAAGTGCAGCTACTTTCGGCACTGGATGCGCAGAGCAGGCCCTATGCCCGCTGGAACGCGCAGCCGCAGGAACCCGTCTGGCGCGTGATGGTGGGTGAGTTGTGCGAGCGCCTGCGGCTGATGTTCTTTGGCAATCTCTACCAGGACTGGTCGGAGTTCGTGCTGGCCGATCTGGGCATTTTCCGCTATGAGGCTGTGCCGCTGGACGCGGCCTCACGCGCTTTTCAAAGCCGTGCTGATGTGGACTTTTACCTGTCGATTTCCGCCAGCCGTCAGGCGCTGGATGAGGGGGCTGATGCAGTGCAGCTGCTGCAGTCGCTTATCGAAAATAAGAGCGCCAACCCATGGCTGGATCAGCGCCGGGCCAAGGTTTTGCTGCGCATAGGCCAGGCCAGCGAGCGTGCTCAGAACTGGCCGCTGGCAGCGCAGGCCTACACCGCCAGCGGCTACCACGGTGCGCGCCACCGGCATATTCGTGTGCTGGAGCGCATGCAATGTTTCGATCAGGCGCTAGCCCTTGCTGAGCAAGCGCAGGCTGCTCCTGAAAGTGAAGAAGAGCGCCAGCGCGTGGCCCGCATGCTGCCGCGCTTGCGGCGCAGTCTGGGGCACAGCAGCAGCCGCCAGAGTGCACTGGCCCCGGCTGTGGCGGCGCTGCGCTGTGATGTGGAGCTGGACCTTCCCCAGGAAGCCACGGCGGTGGAATACGCGCTGCGAGACCACTGGCATCGCAATGAGGCGCCCGTGTTCTACGTGGAAAACGCCCTCATCAACTCGCTGTTTGGCCTGCTGTGCTGGCCGGCGATTTTTGCGCCACTGCCCGGGGCATTTTTTCACCCCTTTCAGAGTGGCCCGGCAGACTTGAGCGCCCCGGATTTTGCGGCGCGCCGTCAGCCGCTGTTCGATGCTTGCCTGGCAGAGCTGGAGGACGGACGCTACCGCGCCACCATCCGGGCGCGCTTTGTGCAGAAAGAGGGCACGCAGTCGCCTTTTGTCTTCTGGGGCACGTTGACGCAGGAACTGCTGGATCTGGCGCTGGAATGCATTCCCGCCCAGCATCTGCAACAACTGTTTGCACGGCTGCTGCGCGATGTGAAAGCCAACCGCACCGGCTTTCCCGATCTGGTGCGCTTCTGGCCGCAGCGCACCGAGGCGCAGGGCCGCTATGAGCTGGTGGAAGTCAAAGCCCCGGGCGATAAGCTGCAGGACAACCAGATTCGCTGGCTGACGTATTGCACCGAGCTGGGCATGCCGGTGCGCGTGTGCCATGTGCAGTGGCGCGGGCAGCAGACAGATCAGCCATGA
- a CDS encoding ATP-dependent DNA helicase gives MKAPLTVAVRALCEFTARSGDLDLRFTPAPSALEGMEGHAVVQKRRGEKYEAEMALSGSYQDLQVRGRADGFDARLQQLEEIKTYRGPLEGVRPHHRALHWAQARVYGHLLCQARGLAQIKVALVYFQIGTQQETVLTEDCSAAELQQFFEDQCQRYLDWARSEAAHIQQRSAALAGLAFPMPAFRTGQRQLAVAVYRTARAAEPGACLMAQAPTGIGKTLGTIFPMLKAMVPPDEKQARDSEKESASRKLQALDKLFFLTAKGTGHGLALHALAQIQGALALSPESKGAPLRVLQMRGRDKACEHPDKACHGDSCPLARGFFDRLPAARRSAAASSADRTVWDGPAVRALALQHGICPYYLSQELARWADVVVADYHYFYDSSAMLYALTQQQGWRVGLLVDEAHNLLERARSMYTAPLSQFDLMAARQAAEGAVKKALDALQRQWNALNKTQNGQISDEGGAAEDTQEAELPLFAQTPRVAKLASRPSQAKAYQSCEAIPPALLAAVQRAIAAIADVQADQPLPPGDAVLSFYWELLHFQALAESFGPHALFDIQSLASPRHSTARKPLPALSTLCIRNVIPAPHLAERHAAAQATVLFSGTLSPPQFYRDLLGLPPETAWLEVDAPFAAHQLQLQIARHISTRWRDREASLVPMANLIAAQFARQPGNYLCFVSSFDYLQRVAATLQRLHPQLPLWQQERSMDDAARSAFLARFAADGQGVGLAVLGGAFSEGVDLPGSRLIGAFIATLGLPQVNPVNEAMLRVMNDVMGEGLGHDYTYLYPGLRKVVQAAGRVIRTEHDRGVVVLMDDRFARAQVRALLPVWWQVSGQ, from the coding sequence ATGAAAGCGCCGCTGACGGTGGCCGTACGCGCACTGTGCGAATTCACTGCGCGCAGCGGTGATCTGGACCTGCGCTTTACCCCCGCGCCCAGTGCGCTGGAAGGCATGGAAGGCCACGCCGTGGTGCAAAAACGCCGGGGCGAGAAGTACGAGGCTGAAATGGCACTGAGCGGCAGCTATCAGGACCTGCAGGTGCGCGGCCGCGCCGATGGTTTTGATGCGCGGTTGCAGCAACTGGAAGAAATCAAAACCTACCGTGGCCCGCTGGAGGGCGTTCGCCCCCATCACCGTGCGCTGCACTGGGCGCAGGCCAGGGTTTATGGCCACCTGCTGTGCCAGGCGCGGGGGCTGGCGCAGATCAAAGTGGCGCTGGTCTATTTTCAGATCGGCACCCAGCAGGAAACCGTGCTGACCGAAGATTGCAGCGCGGCCGAACTGCAGCAATTTTTCGAGGACCAATGCCAGCGCTATCTGGACTGGGCGCGCAGCGAGGCCGCGCATATTCAGCAACGCAGTGCGGCACTGGCGGGGCTGGCCTTTCCCATGCCCGCCTTTCGCACGGGCCAGCGGCAGCTGGCAGTGGCGGTGTACCGCACGGCCAGGGCTGCTGAGCCCGGAGCTTGCCTGATGGCGCAGGCGCCCACGGGAATTGGCAAGACGCTGGGCACGATCTTTCCCATGCTCAAAGCCATGGTGCCGCCCGACGAGAAGCAGGCTCGGGACTCTGAAAAAGAGAGCGCCTCACGCAAGCTACAGGCGCTGGATAAGCTGTTTTTCCTCACAGCTAAAGGTACAGGCCATGGCCTGGCACTGCATGCGCTGGCCCAGATTCAAGGGGCGCTGGCGCTGTCGCCTGAAAGCAAGGGCGCCCCATTGCGTGTGCTGCAGATGCGCGGCAGAGACAAGGCTTGCGAGCACCCGGACAAAGCCTGCCACGGCGATTCCTGCCCGCTGGCACGCGGCTTTTTTGACCGGCTTCCCGCAGCGCGGCGCTCTGCCGCGGCATCGTCTGCTGACCGCACGGTCTGGGATGGCCCGGCGGTCAGAGCGCTGGCGCTGCAGCATGGCATCTGCCCCTATTACCTGTCGCAAGAGCTGGCCCGCTGGGCCGATGTGGTGGTGGCCGACTATCACTACTTCTATGACAGCTCTGCCATGCTCTATGCGCTGACCCAGCAGCAAGGCTGGCGCGTGGGTCTGCTGGTGGACGAGGCGCACAACCTGCTGGAACGCGCCCGCAGCATGTACACGGCGCCGCTGTCGCAGTTTGACTTGATGGCCGCGCGGCAGGCGGCTGAAGGGGCGGTCAAAAAAGCGCTGGATGCCTTGCAGCGCCAGTGGAATGCGCTAAACAAGACGCAAAACGGCCAGATCTCTGACGAAGGTGGTGCGGCAGAAGACACACAAGAGGCGGAGCTGCCACTTTTTGCGCAGACCCCGCGAGTGGCGAAGCTGGCCTCGCGGCCATCTCAGGCCAAGGCCTATCAAAGCTGCGAAGCCATCCCGCCAGCGCTGCTGGCCGCTGTTCAGCGTGCGATTGCTGCGATTGCCGATGTGCAGGCCGACCAGCCCCTGCCGCCCGGCGATGCGGTGCTGAGCTTTTACTGGGAGCTGCTGCACTTTCAGGCGCTGGCCGAATCTTTTGGCCCGCATGCGCTGTTCGATATTCAAAGCCTTGCATCGCCAAGGCACAGCACCGCACGCAAGCCATTGCCAGCGCTGTCCACGCTGTGCATACGCAATGTCATTCCGGCGCCGCACCTGGCTGAGCGCCATGCGGCGGCGCAGGCCACGGTGCTGTTTTCGGGAACCCTCAGCCCTCCACAGTTCTACCGCGACCTGCTGGGTCTGCCGCCCGAGACGGCCTGGCTGGAGGTGGACGCGCCGTTTGCCGCCCATCAGCTGCAGCTGCAGATTGCCCGCCATATCTCCACGCGGTGGCGCGACCGGGAGGCTTCTCTGGTGCCCATGGCAAACCTGATTGCGGCCCAGTTTGCGCGCCAGCCGGGCAACTATCTGTGCTTTGTCAGCAGCTTTGACTATCTGCAGCGCGTGGCCGCCACCTTGCAGCGCCTGCACCCGCAGCTGCCGCTGTGGCAGCAGGAACGCAGCATGGACGACGCAGCGCGCAGCGCATTTCTGGCGCGCTTTGCAGCAGACGGGCAGGGTGTGGGGCTAGCCGTGCTGGGCGGGGCTTTTTCTGAGGGGGTGGATTTGCCTGGCTCGCGTCTGATCGGCGCATTCATTGCCACGCTGGGGCTGCCGCAGGTCAATCCGGTCAATGAGGCCATGCTGCGCGTCATGAACGATGTGATGGGCGAAGGCCTGGGCCATGACTACACCTACCTCTACCCGGGGCTGCGTAAAGTGGTGCAGGCGGCAGGCCGGGTGATTCGCACCGAACATGATCGCGGCGTGGTGGTGCTGATGGATGACCGCTTTGCGCGGGCGCAGGTCAGGGCGCTGCTGCCAGTCTGGTGGCAGGTTTCGGGCCAGTAG
- a CDS encoding suppressor of fused domain protein, translating to MNTHDIQNSTAQGHLAAEDAAEGWDAMDAALENLYGDQQAAHYGTLIKFRLGGDDPLDGISVYRSEHGQPHWHYVTYGFSDLYGDLDDSRDIEPDKPSGYGFELTFRLARAADEQEPPRWPLNFLQNIARYVFRTGNVFAPGHWMTANGPIAAGTDTLLTEMGFVQDPELPPIHTPFGDLMFLQLVGLTADELREVRRWNVAGALQAMQPHMPLWVADLSRPSLHALPDVQAAIDAGAARDGSKTGVLYNDVLAFEPRKRLLRSNQTVIRLGSLAVRDLKAMLPARLPHGRSLILAGDGASLEFVAAEDSAAGVLEFPGEHEARLSLSQTQLQAWVNTVKGRDGEYHVPGLDALVWQVKTSIITDSEGRVTGKYEE from the coding sequence ATGAACACCCACGACATTCAGAACAGCACAGCGCAGGGCCATCTTGCGGCGGAAGACGCCGCAGAAGGCTGGGATGCCATGGATGCCGCACTGGAAAATCTCTACGGTGACCAGCAAGCCGCGCATTACGGCACCTTGATCAAATTCAGGCTGGGGGGCGACGATCCGCTGGACGGCATCAGCGTCTATCGCAGCGAACATGGCCAGCCCCACTGGCACTATGTGACTTATGGCTTCAGCGACCTCTACGGTGATCTGGACGACAGCCGCGACATCGAGCCGGACAAGCCCAGTGGCTATGGCTTTGAGCTGACCTTTCGGCTGGCGCGTGCCGCCGATGAGCAGGAGCCACCGCGCTGGCCGCTGAACTTTCTGCAGAACATCGCCCGCTATGTGTTTCGCACCGGCAACGTCTTCGCGCCCGGCCACTGGATGACGGCCAACGGCCCCATTGCCGCAGGCACAGACACCTTGCTGACCGAAATGGGCTTTGTGCAGGACCCGGAGCTGCCGCCCATCCACACACCATTTGGTGACCTGATGTTTCTGCAACTGGTGGGCCTGACCGCTGATGAGCTGCGCGAAGTGCGCCGCTGGAATGTTGCCGGTGCACTGCAGGCCATGCAGCCCCATATGCCGCTGTGGGTGGCCGATCTGTCGCGCCCCAGCTTGCATGCGCTGCCCGATGTGCAGGCCGCCATTGATGCGGGCGCTGCCCGCGATGGCTCTAAAACCGGAGTGCTCTACAACGATGTGCTGGCGTTTGAGCCTCGCAAGCGCCTGCTGCGCAGCAACCAGACCGTCATTCGCCTGGGCAGCCTTGCCGTGCGTGACCTCAAGGCCATGCTGCCCGCACGTCTGCCGCATGGCCGCAGCCTGATTCTGGCGGGCGATGGTGCCAGTCTGGAGTTCGTTGCCGCAGAGGATTCAGCAGCGGGTGTGCTGGAATTTCCTGGCGAACACGAGGCCCGACTCAGCCTCAGCCAGACCCAGCTACAAGCCTGGGTCAACACCGTCAAAGGCCGTGATGGGGAATACCACGTGCCGGGGCTGGACGCCTTGGTCTGGCAGGTCAAGACCAGCATCATCACCGACAGCGAAGGACGCGTTACCGGCAAGTACGAGGAATAG
- the tsaA gene encoding tRNA (N6-threonylcarbamoyladenosine(37)-N6)-methyltransferase TrmO has translation MNSTGQDGSTITMRPIGRVHSPFKSTVGMPIQTVAAAEHCGHIEIFESFAAGLRDVQEFQYLIVLTHLHEAVEKLEVTPFMDTASHGVFATRAPARPNRIGLSIIELLRLDGCRLEFRGNDMLDGTPVLDIKPYIPRLDVRSTERIGWFAKGLMQLPGKLSDDRMR, from the coding sequence ATGAACAGCACAGGCCAGGACGGCTCAACCATCACCATGCGCCCGATTGGCCGCGTGCACAGCCCTTTCAAAAGCACTGTGGGCATGCCCATACAGACCGTGGCAGCTGCTGAGCACTGCGGGCATATTGAAATCTTCGAATCTTTCGCGGCGGGCCTGCGCGATGTGCAGGAATTTCAATACCTGATCGTGCTCACCCATCTGCACGAGGCCGTGGAAAAGCTGGAGGTCACACCCTTTATGGACACGGCCAGCCACGGTGTGTTTGCCACACGCGCCCCGGCACGGCCCAATCGCATCGGCCTGTCCATCATCGAGCTGCTACGCCTGGATGGCTGCAGACTGGAATTTCGCGGCAACGACATGCTGGACGGAACGCCCGTACTCGACATCAAGCCGTATATTCCCCGCCTGGATGTACGCTCGACTGAACGCATTGGCTGGTTTGCCAAAGGCCTGATGCAATTGCCAGGCAAGCTCTCGGATGACCGTATGCGGTAA
- a CDS encoding TOBE domain-containing protein gives MQSSARNQFPGTVSHISHGVVTDEVQIRTEHNAQLVATITHGSAIGLGIQAGSQVIAMIKAPSVIVVTDAEGMRFSARNQLTGKVTQVKTGSVNTEVCIDAQGLQVVAIVTNDSATHLGLEPGKTATALFKASQVVLAVRA, from the coding sequence ATGCAAAGCAGCGCACGCAACCAGTTTCCCGGCACCGTCTCCCACATCAGCCATGGTGTGGTGACCGATGAGGTGCAGATTCGCACCGAGCACAACGCCCAGCTGGTTGCCACCATCACACATGGCAGCGCCATCGGTCTGGGCATTCAGGCGGGTAGTCAGGTGATTGCCATGATCAAGGCTCCCTCGGTCATCGTGGTGACAGACGCCGAAGGCATGCGTTTTTCAGCGCGCAACCAGCTCACAGGCAAGGTCACACAGGTCAAGACAGGCAGCGTCAATACCGAAGTCTGCATCGACGCCCAGGGCTTGCAGGTAGTCGCTATCGTGACCAATGACAGCGCAACCCATCTGGGGCTTGAGCCCGGCAAGACAGCAACGGCCTTGTTCAAGGCTTCACAGGTAGTGCTGGCGGTGCGGGCCTGA
- a CDS encoding GNAT family N-acetyltransferase, with protein MSDLKIVQCTHERHAAAILEIFNDAIVNSTALYDYQPRTAQNMVAWFEAKRAGNWPVLGLEDAQGQLLGFCSYGSFRAYPAYKYTVEHSVYVHPDHRGRGLGRQLMDLLIAEARRRGDVHAIIGAIDAANKGSIALHQRLGFVHVGQMPQVGFKFGRWLDLAFYQLTLETPLNPVDG; from the coding sequence ATGAGTGATTTGAAAATTGTGCAGTGCACACACGAGCGCCACGCCGCCGCGATTCTGGAGATATTCAACGACGCCATCGTCAACTCCACCGCGCTCTACGACTATCAGCCCCGCACCGCGCAGAACATGGTTGCCTGGTTCGAGGCCAAGCGTGCAGGCAACTGGCCCGTGCTGGGGCTGGAAGATGCGCAGGGCCAACTGCTGGGCTTTTGCAGCTACGGCAGCTTTCGCGCCTATCCCGCCTACAAATACACGGTAGAGCACTCAGTCTATGTACACCCTGACCACCGAGGCCGTGGCCTGGGTCGCCAGCTCATGGATTTGCTGATTGCCGAAGCACGCCGCCGGGGTGATGTGCACGCCATCATCGGCGCCATTGATGCGGCCAACAAGGGCAGCATTGCGCTGCACCAGCGTCTGGGCTTTGTGCATGTGGGGCAGATGCCCCAGGTTGGCTTCAAGTTTGGCCGCTGGCTGGACCTGGCCTTCTACCAGCTGACGCTGGAGACCCCGCTGAACCCGGTGGATGGCTGA
- a CDS encoding YkvA family protein: protein MWKLGRLLTMFRKELLLAWAVLRDPRSPKAAKIATVLAALYVISPIDFIPDTIPILGWLDDGMIGYLLLQLAFKFLPDELLASLRERTGGTAKAR, encoded by the coding sequence ATGTGGAAACTCGGTCGTCTGCTGACGATGTTTCGCAAGGAATTGCTACTGGCCTGGGCTGTGCTGCGCGATCCGCGCTCGCCCAAGGCGGCCAAGATCGCCACCGTGCTGGCGGCGCTGTACGTCATCAGTCCCATTGATTTCATCCCGGACACCATTCCCATTCTGGGCTGGCTGGATGACGGCATGATTGGTTACCTGCTGCTGCAGCTGGCATTCAAGTTCCTGCCCGATGAGCTGCTGGCCTCGCTGCGCGAGCGTACCGGCGGCACGGCCAAGGCCCGCTGA